A genomic window from Lineus longissimus chromosome 17, tnLinLong1.2, whole genome shotgun sequence includes:
- the LOC135501759 gene encoding homeobox protein ceh-30-like, with the protein MEKQDEKPTEVDIIEKEESKACLSDTEITVTEEEEDREERVPHTDRLKESLRLSAPFEKMLPLTEKTPLALIPERKLPSAFLPTNKVPNFHHPRPSFMINDILGDRTMPFKRSRSPESDSDHSLPRCDTPDSQHDSDATGDNDDLCKDGDNLSGPNSMKAKKPRKARTAFTDHQLNSLERSFERQKYLSVQDRMELAAQLNLTDTQVKTWYQNRRTKWKRQTAVGLELLAEAGNFAAVQRMLQTNPYWAYHPHASTILSNMEMYYRTAQSVHAPRQILPRMFLPGLQTPTSIGQLPTPPQLYGDPRS; encoded by the exons ATGGAAAAACAAGACGAGAAACCAACTGAGGTCGACATCATAGAGAAAGAGGAATCTAAAGCTTGTTTAAGTGACACAGAGATCACAGTGACggaggaagaggaagacagAGAGGAAAGAGTACCACACACAGACAGACTCAAGGAGAGTTTAAGATTGAGTGCAccttttgagaaaatgttaCCACTCACAGAAAAGACACCGTTAGCGCTCATACCGGAACGGAAATTGCCATCTGCATTTCTACCGACAAATAAAGTACCAAACTTTCATCACCCTAGGCCCTCCTTTATGATAAATGATATCCTAGGTGATCGGACTATGCCCTTTAAGAGGAGCAGATCGCCTGAGTCTGACTCTGACCATTCTCTGCCGCGATGTGACACACCAGATTCGCAACATGACTCGGACGCCACTGGGGACAACGATGACTTATGTAAAG ATGGTGATAACTTATCTGGCCCCAATTCAATGAAGGCAAAGAAACCACGAAAGGCACGGACGGCATTCACGGACCACCAGCTAAATAGTTTAGAGAGGAGTTTTGAGCGTCAGAAATATCTGAGCGTCCAAGACCGGATGGAACTGGCTGCACAACTCAACCTGACAGACACACAAGTGAAGACGTGGTACCAAAACAGAAG GACCAAATGGAAACGCCAGACAGCAGTTGGCCTAGAACTTCTCGCCGAAGCAGGGAACTTTGCCGCTGTTCAACGCATGCTCCAAACGAACCCTTACTGGGCGTACCATCCCCACGCGAGCACGATCCTCTCAAACATGGAGATGTACTACAGAACTGCGCAGTCGGTCCACGCGCCGAGGCAGATTCTACCCCGGATGTTCCTGCCTGGATTACAAACGCCCACGTCGATTGGCCAGTTGCCGACACCGCCGCAGCTTTACGGTGATCCTCGAAGTTAA